One Dysosmobacter welbionis DNA segment encodes these proteins:
- a CDS encoding DUF1540 domain-containing protein, translated as MTNTNNGCACTPNQSIKCTVTNCAHHCQDQNYCGLNTITVGTHETNPTKVECTDCQSFQMK; from the coding sequence ATGACGAATACCAACAACGGCTGCGCCTGCACCCCCAACCAGAGCATCAAGTGCACGGTCACCAACTGCGCCCACCACTGCCAGGACCAGAACTACTGCGGTCTGAACACCATCACTGTGGGCACCCATGAGACCAACCCCACCAAGGTGGAGTGCACCGACTGCCAGAGCTTCCAGATGAAATAA
- the spoIID gene encoding stage II sporulation protein D, with protein sequence MRRHSDLHQSAAISAVLLVLLFALPLAVVVPFQTELFSDDPIAVESEREPFQPGDLDGEMVLKVLAGDAVEEMTLGEYLVGVVRAEMPASFEPEALKAQAVAARTYTLYKMQTGGNHGNTADICTDSTCCQAYISEENARNNWGENADAYEEKIETAVRETDGETILYGGVPILAVFHSCSAGQTRSSGQVWVSDLPYLQAVSSPEPADSIPNYYSRVEFTAEEFREKVLTSYPEADLSGDISGWLQNAVTDTAGSVESVDVGGVSMKGSTLRSILGLRSACFEWEAADGKLVFFVTGYGHGVGMSQYGANQMAKEGADYRTILTHYYTGVTVEPYTTAAIG encoded by the coding sequence ATGAGACGCCATTCTGATCTGCACCAGAGCGCCGCCATCTCCGCGGTGCTGCTGGTGCTGCTGTTTGCCCTGCCCCTGGCGGTGGTAGTGCCCTTTCAGACAGAGCTTTTCTCCGATGATCCCATCGCTGTGGAGTCGGAGCGGGAGCCCTTTCAGCCGGGGGACCTGGACGGAGAGATGGTGCTGAAGGTCCTGGCAGGGGACGCGGTGGAGGAGATGACCCTGGGAGAGTATCTGGTGGGCGTGGTCCGGGCGGAGATGCCCGCCTCCTTTGAGCCGGAGGCTTTGAAGGCCCAGGCGGTGGCGGCCCGGACGTACACCCTGTACAAGATGCAGACTGGCGGCAACCACGGCAACACCGCGGACATCTGCACGGACTCCACCTGCTGCCAGGCGTATATCTCGGAGGAAAACGCCCGGAACAACTGGGGCGAGAACGCGGACGCCTATGAGGAAAAGATCGAGACCGCCGTCCGGGAGACCGACGGAGAGACCATCCTGTACGGCGGCGTGCCCATCCTGGCGGTGTTCCACTCCTGCTCCGCCGGGCAGACCCGCTCCTCCGGCCAGGTGTGGGTCAGCGACCTGCCCTATCTCCAGGCGGTGTCTTCGCCGGAGCCTGCGGACAGCATCCCCAACTATTACAGCCGTGTGGAATTCACGGCGGAGGAGTTCCGGGAGAAGGTCCTGACCTCCTATCCGGAGGCGGACCTGTCCGGCGACATCAGCGGCTGGCTGCAAAACGCCGTGACGGACACCGCCGGCAGCGTGGAGTCGGTGGACGTGGGCGGCGTGAGCATGAAGGGCAGCACTTTACGGAGCATCCTGGGGCTGCGGTCGGCCTGCTTCGAGTGGGAGGCGGCGGACGGCAAGCTGGTGTTCTTCGTCACTGGCTACGGCCACGGCGTGGGTATGAGCCAGTACGGCGCCAACCAGATGGCCAAGGAGGGAGCGGACTACCGGACGATCCTCACCCACTATTATACCGGCGTCACCGTGGAGCCCTATACTACTGCCGCCATAGGGTGA
- a CDS encoding sensor histidine kinase has protein sequence MKVRIARIAKRMHNKFRGLYWRQMFVTVGMVLLTLFLLGVSFFSLSYNYARGQENGELAAQAQVVGQLSASYLENGRYLDMEELQHEEDFQRLASFAATVSEVDFLICDVEGHVLLSTDASLSGLVVTMPEEMTAEVLEEGISSRRTDVDGLYSNKRFVVGVPAISEDTPDPVGMVYAVSSTTSLDTMWSGFIGLFFMTAFVVLMISFMASSITTMRQIQPIREMAKATRRYAEGDFDIRMNDYGRDDELGELAASFNNMAENLQQTERQRREFITNISHELKTPMTTIAGYTDGILDGTIPPENERQYLQIISDESRRLSRLVRRMLDVSQLQAIDPLREGKHFDICESMRRVLISMERKITDRNLDVEADIPEEPILVLGDKDMITQVIYNLLENATKFAREGSTLYLGVTTIDGKARVTVRNEGDTIPAEELPLLFERFHKSDKSRSEDKDGYGLGLYIVKTILEQHKEKISVTSEDGVTAFSFSLATE, from the coding sequence ATGAAGGTACGGATCGCGCGTATTGCAAAACGGATGCACAACAAGTTCAGGGGCCTGTACTGGCGGCAGATGTTCGTCACCGTCGGCATGGTGCTCCTGACGCTGTTTTTGCTGGGAGTTTCGTTTTTCTCCCTGAGCTACAACTACGCCCGGGGCCAGGAGAACGGGGAGCTGGCCGCCCAGGCCCAGGTGGTGGGGCAGCTCTCCGCCAGCTATCTGGAAAACGGGCGGTACCTGGACATGGAGGAGCTGCAGCACGAGGAGGACTTCCAGCGTCTGGCCTCCTTCGCTGCCACGGTGTCCGAGGTGGACTTCCTGATCTGCGACGTGGAGGGCCACGTGCTGCTGTCCACGGATGCGTCTCTCAGCGGGCTGGTGGTGACTATGCCGGAGGAGATGACCGCAGAGGTGCTGGAGGAGGGCATCAGCTCCAGGCGCACGGACGTGGACGGCCTGTACTCCAACAAGCGGTTCGTGGTGGGCGTTCCGGCCATAAGCGAGGATACCCCCGACCCCGTCGGCATGGTCTATGCCGTGTCCTCCACCACCTCGCTGGACACCATGTGGTCCGGCTTCATCGGGCTGTTCTTCATGACGGCGTTCGTGGTGCTGATGATCTCCTTCATGGCGTCCTCCATCACCACCATGCGGCAGATCCAGCCCATCCGGGAGATGGCCAAGGCCACCCGCCGCTATGCGGAGGGGGACTTCGACATCCGCATGAACGACTACGGCCGGGATGACGAGTTGGGAGAGCTGGCGGCCTCCTTCAACAACATGGCGGAGAACCTGCAGCAGACGGAGCGCCAGCGGCGGGAGTTCATCACCAACATCTCCCATGAGCTGAAGACGCCCATGACCACCATCGCCGGCTATACAGACGGCATTCTGGACGGCACCATCCCGCCGGAGAACGAGCGGCAGTATCTCCAGATCATCTCCGACGAGAGCCGCCGCCTGAGCCGGCTGGTGCGGCGGATGCTGGACGTGAGCCAGCTGCAGGCCATCGACCCCCTGCGGGAGGGAAAGCACTTCGACATCTGCGAGAGTATGCGCCGGGTGCTGATCTCCATGGAGCGGAAGATCACAGACCGGAATCTGGATGTGGAGGCGGATATCCCCGAGGAGCCCATTCTGGTGCTGGGGGACAAGGACATGATTACGCAGGTGATTTACAACCTGCTGGAAAATGCCACCAAGTTCGCACGGGAGGGCTCCACTCTCTATCTGGGCGTCACCACCATCGACGGCAAGGCCCGGGTGACGGTGCGGAACGAGGGGGACACCATCCCGGCAGAGGAGCTGCCGCTGCTGTTCGAGCGGTTCCACAAGAGCGACAAGTCCCGCAGCGAGGACAAGGATGGTTACGGCCTGGGGCTGTACATCGTCAAGACGATTTTAGAGCAGCATAAGGAAAAGATCAGTGTGACCAGCGAGGACGGCGTGACCGCGTTCTCCTTCTCACTGGCCACAGAGTGA
- a CDS encoding TSUP family transporter: MTDWIIPFLCGLGASILSAWGVGGGTLLLLVMTLFLDVDQRTAQGINLLFFLPTAASALVCHARGGYLDKPTLKSAVPLAVAAALAGAWIATNLDVAVLRKPFGVYLLLSGVSLLWPQRRKKQT; this comes from the coding sequence GTGACGGACTGGATCATTCCCTTTCTCTGCGGCCTGGGGGCCAGCATCCTCTCGGCCTGGGGCGTGGGCGGCGGCACGCTGCTGCTTCTGGTCATGACGCTCTTTCTGGATGTGGACCAGCGGACCGCTCAGGGCATCAATCTGCTGTTCTTCCTGCCCACCGCCGCCTCCGCCCTGGTCTGCCACGCCAGGGGCGGCTATCTGGACAAGCCCACCCTGAAAAGCGCCGTCCCCCTGGCCGTGGCCGCCGCCCTGGCCGGGGCCTGGATCGCCACCAATCTGGACGTGGCGGTCCTGCGCAAGCCCTTCGGCGTGTACCTGCTGCTCTCCGGTGTCAGCCTGCTGTGGCCCCAGCGCCGGAAGAAACAGACATGA
- the mgtE gene encoding magnesium transporter: MLEQEEQRDELLEKIEDLISRKRYAELRDLLLPLEAQDIAGLFMELDDKVPMVFRLLPKEQAAEVFVELDSEEQEVLIQSFSNTELKEVLDELYLDDAVDIVEEMPANVVKRILRHADPDVRKSINEILKYPDDCAGSIMTTEYVDLKATMTVEDALKRIRRTGPDKETINICYVIDEGRHLLGYLSIRTILLSEEDDVVGDIMDTHVISANTLDDQEDVAQTLNKYDFLALPIVDTENRLVGIVTVDDAMDVLQEEVTEDIEKMAAILPGDKPYLKTGVFETWRARTPWLMMLMLSATFTGMILTHFENSLAAVPILTSYIPMLSGTGGNSGTQASTAVIRALSLGEVRFSDLLRVVWKECRVALICGVCLAAANFVKMMVVDCWLLANPTVTPAVAAVVCCTLVGTVACAKLVGASLPILAEKIGFDPAVMASPFISTIVDALSLLIYFRFATWILGV; this comes from the coding sequence ATGTTAGAGCAGGAAGAGCAGCGGGACGAGCTGCTGGAAAAGATCGAGGATCTGATCTCCCGAAAACGCTACGCCGAGCTGCGCGACCTTCTGCTGCCTCTGGAGGCCCAGGACATCGCGGGCCTGTTCATGGAACTGGACGACAAGGTGCCCATGGTGTTCCGCCTGCTGCCCAAGGAGCAGGCGGCCGAGGTGTTCGTGGAGCTGGATTCTGAGGAGCAGGAGGTGCTCATCCAGAGCTTTTCCAACACGGAGCTGAAGGAAGTGCTGGACGAGCTGTACCTGGACGACGCGGTAGACATCGTGGAGGAGATGCCCGCCAACGTGGTCAAGCGCATCCTGCGCCACGCGGACCCGGACGTCCGCAAGAGCATCAACGAAATCCTGAAATACCCCGACGACTGCGCCGGCAGCATCATGACCACGGAGTACGTGGACCTGAAGGCCACCATGACCGTGGAGGACGCCCTGAAGCGCATTCGCCGCACCGGCCCGGACAAGGAGACCATCAACATCTGCTACGTCATCGACGAGGGCCGCCACCTGCTGGGGTATCTCTCCATCCGGACCATCCTGCTGTCGGAGGAGGACGACGTGGTGGGGGACATCATGGATACCCATGTGATCTCCGCCAACACCCTGGACGACCAGGAGGATGTGGCCCAAACCCTGAACAAATACGACTTCCTGGCCCTGCCCATTGTGGACACGGAGAACCGCCTTGTGGGCATCGTCACCGTGGACGACGCCATGGACGTCCTGCAGGAAGAGGTCACCGAGGACATCGAGAAGATGGCCGCCATCCTGCCGGGCGACAAGCCGTATCTCAAGACCGGCGTGTTTGAGACCTGGCGGGCCCGGACCCCCTGGCTGATGATGCTGATGCTGTCCGCCACTTTCACTGGGATGATCCTGACCCACTTTGAGAATTCCCTGGCGGCGGTGCCCATTCTGACCTCCTACATCCCCATGCTCTCCGGCACCGGCGGCAACAGCGGCACCCAGGCCTCCACGGCGGTGATCCGTGCCCTGTCGCTGGGGGAGGTTCGATTCAGCGACCTGCTGCGCGTGGTGTGGAAGGAGTGCCGCGTGGCGCTGATCTGCGGCGTGTGCCTGGCGGCGGCCAACTTTGTGAAGATGATGGTGGTGGACTGCTGGCTGCTGGCCAATCCCACCGTGACGCCTGCCGTGGCGGCGGTGGTGTGCTGCACCCTGGTGGGCACGGTGGCCTGCGCCAAGCTGGTGGGCGCCTCCCTGCCCATTTTGGCGGAGAAGATCGGGTTCGACCCGGCGGTGATGGCCTCGCCCTTCATCAGCACCATCGTGGACGCGCTGTCTCTGCTGATCTACTTCCGATTCGCAACTTGGATCTTAGGCGTATAA
- a CDS encoding response regulator transcription factor produces MGRNILVVEDDRNICDLIHMYLVKEGFDVRIAGDGGKAIEEFQKQVPDLILLDIMLPVMDGWSVCAKIRETSKVPIIMLTAKGEVFDRIQGLEMGADDYVVKPFEMKELIARINAVLRRTEIPNDTSKRLTFDKLVIDLDSYELIVDGKKIDTPPKELELLYHLASTPNRVYTRNQLLDEVWGFDYFGDSRTVDVHIKRLREKIENVSSQWALKTVWGVGYKFELAGAPGAKES; encoded by the coding sequence ATGGGCCGCAACATCCTGGTCGTGGAAGACGACCGCAATATCTGTGATTTGATCCACATGTACCTGGTGAAGGAGGGGTTCGACGTCCGCATCGCCGGAGACGGCGGCAAGGCCATTGAGGAGTTTCAGAAGCAGGTTCCGGACCTGATCCTGCTGGACATCATGCTGCCGGTGATGGACGGCTGGTCGGTGTGCGCCAAAATCCGGGAGACCAGCAAGGTGCCCATCATCATGCTGACGGCCAAGGGCGAGGTGTTCGACCGCATCCAGGGCCTGGAGATGGGGGCGGACGACTATGTGGTGAAGCCCTTTGAGATGAAGGAGCTCATCGCTCGGATCAATGCAGTCCTGCGGCGGACGGAGATCCCCAACGACACCAGCAAACGGCTGACGTTCGACAAGCTGGTGATTGACCTGGACTCCTACGAGCTGATCGTGGATGGGAAGAAAATCGACACGCCCCCCAAGGAGCTGGAGCTGCTGTATCATTTGGCCTCCACCCCCAACCGGGTGTACACCCGGAACCAGCTGCTGGATGAGGTGTGGGGCTTTGACTACTTCGGCGACAGCCGGACAGTGGATGTCCACATCAAGCGGCTGCGGGAGAAGATCGAAAACGTCAGCAGCCAGTGGGCGCTGAAAACGGTGTGGGGCGTGGGGTACAAGTTCGAGCTGGCAGGCGCCCCCGGGGCAAAGGAGAGCTGA
- a CDS encoding polysaccharide deacetylase family protein, with translation MMRRKLAALLLCLLLVFQLSPVPSGAAETVYFTAVNKNVLTLSDDTMPFWSGGYLYVPSTIFTGVGRDLGVSYYPNIARQTVLLYVDKTVYSSLVFDLNKDYAIDNEGNLYFQKPIQRGGVIFLPISLIARCFGLLYSTVEVDRGYLVWVRNPDMDMEERYFADAAKSRMDYEYNQYLRNQSAEEDIAPEETEPSTVTGQRIYLCVEAADPKRVKSLLDILDRYDAHAAFYCTEAFLREGGDLLRRMTATGQAIGLAVDAAADRPVTEQLETGNRLLSQAASVKTRLAWIENAGEESVSAAEAAGFCPLDPDLDRAAYPLSSTGAADTLLQRVTSRGGEVTVWLGDSANAAGLGTFLSAAEAADDRCLAMTETVS, from the coding sequence ATGATGAGACGAAAGCTCGCGGCACTGCTGCTGTGCCTGCTGCTGGTGTTCCAGCTGTCGCCGGTCCCGTCGGGGGCGGCGGAGACGGTGTATTTCACCGCAGTCAACAAAAACGTGCTGACGCTGTCGGACGACACCATGCCCTTCTGGTCCGGCGGCTATCTGTATGTGCCCAGCACTATCTTCACCGGCGTGGGCCGGGATCTGGGCGTGTCCTACTACCCCAATATTGCCCGGCAGACCGTGTTGCTGTATGTGGACAAGACGGTATACAGCTCCCTGGTATTTGACCTGAACAAGGACTATGCCATCGACAACGAGGGCAACCTGTATTTCCAGAAGCCCATCCAGCGGGGTGGCGTGATCTTCCTGCCCATCTCTCTGATCGCCCGGTGCTTCGGCCTGCTCTACTCCACCGTGGAGGTGGACCGGGGCTATCTGGTTTGGGTGCGCAATCCGGATATGGATATGGAGGAGCGGTACTTTGCCGACGCCGCCAAGTCCCGGATGGACTACGAGTACAACCAGTACCTGCGGAACCAGAGTGCGGAAGAGGACATCGCGCCGGAGGAAACGGAGCCCTCCACCGTCACCGGGCAGCGGATTTATCTTTGTGTGGAGGCCGCGGACCCGAAGCGGGTGAAGTCCCTGCTGGACATTCTGGACCGCTATGACGCCCACGCGGCTTTCTACTGTACGGAGGCGTTTCTGCGGGAAGGCGGCGACCTGCTGCGGCGAATGACCGCCACAGGGCAGGCCATCGGGCTGGCGGTGGACGCCGCGGCGGACCGCCCGGTGACGGAACAGCTGGAGACGGGGAACCGCCTGCTCTCCCAGGCCGCCAGCGTCAAGACCCGGCTGGCTTGGATTGAAAACGCCGGGGAGGAGTCTGTCTCCGCGGCGGAGGCGGCGGGCTTCTGCCCGCTGGACCCGGATCTGGACCGGGCGGCGTATCCCCTCAGCAGCACCGGCGCCGCCGACACGCTGCTCCAGCGGGTGACCAGCCGGGGCGGCGAGGTCACTGTCTGGCTGGGCGACAGCGCCAACGCCGCAGGGCTTGGGACGTTCCTGTCTGCGGCGGAGGCGGCGGACGACCGCTGTCTGGCCATGACGGAGACGGTGTCCTGA
- a CDS encoding nucleoside deaminase, producing the protein MPTEQENFMAQALALAAEAAAAGEVPVGCVIVRDGEIVGRGRNRREEKQATASHAEMEAIAQANEHLGTWRLDDCELYVTLEPCPMCAGAILNARIRRVWYGARDEAFGACGGVTNLFMESFPNRPALVGGILGEDCRRVLADFFAGLRGGEKNRPSDLI; encoded by the coding sequence ATGCCAACAGAACAGGAGAACTTCATGGCCCAGGCTCTGGCGCTGGCGGCGGAGGCCGCGGCGGCGGGGGAGGTGCCCGTGGGCTGCGTTATCGTCCGGGACGGGGAAATCGTGGGCCGGGGCCGCAACCGGCGGGAGGAGAAGCAGGCCACCGCCTCCCATGCGGAGATGGAGGCCATTGCCCAGGCCAACGAGCACCTCGGCACCTGGCGGCTGGATGACTGCGAACTGTACGTGACGCTGGAGCCCTGCCCCATGTGCGCTGGGGCTATCCTGAATGCCCGTATCCGCCGGGTTTGGTACGGCGCCCGGGACGAGGCCTTCGGTGCCTGCGGCGGAGTGACCAACCTGTTTATGGAGAGCTTCCCCAACCGGCCCGCCCTGGTGGGCGGCATTCTGGGAGAGGACTGCCGCCGGGTGCTGGCGGATTTTTTTGCCGGGCTCCGGGGCGGAGAAAAAAATCGACCCTCAGATTTGATTTAA
- a CDS encoding JAB domain-containing protein → MGIHDGHREKMRRRFLETGLEGFADHEALELLLYYAIPRRDTNPIAHALMERYDSLSGVLNAPVEDLEKVEGIGESAAILLSLVSRLSRKARIADASQETILNSSERAGAYLLERFAGERRELVFLLCLDRKGRLLACKRLAEGDVASADLNIRKVVEMALLTSASAVILAHNHPSGVAVPSSSDEAATRQVAEALRTIGVRLVDHIVVADRDFVSMADSGDLLG, encoded by the coding sequence ATGGGCATACACGACGGACACCGGGAGAAGATGCGCCGGCGGTTTCTGGAGACGGGGCTGGAGGGCTTTGCGGACCACGAGGCCCTGGAGCTGCTGCTGTACTACGCCATCCCCCGGCGGGACACCAACCCCATCGCCCACGCCCTGATGGAGCGGTACGACTCCCTCTCCGGCGTGCTGAACGCCCCGGTGGAGGATCTGGAGAAGGTGGAGGGCATCGGGGAGAGCGCGGCCATCCTGCTGTCCCTGGTCTCCCGGCTCAGCCGGAAGGCCCGCATAGCGGACGCGTCCCAGGAGACCATCCTCAACTCCTCCGAGCGGGCGGGGGCCTATCTGCTGGAGCGATTTGCCGGCGAGCGGCGGGAACTGGTCTTCCTGCTGTGCCTGGACCGCAAGGGCAGGCTCCTGGCCTGCAAGCGGCTGGCGGAGGGGGACGTGGCCAGCGCGGACCTGAACATCCGCAAGGTGGTGGAGATGGCGCTGCTGACCTCCGCCAGCGCGGTGATCCTGGCCCACAACCACCCCAGCGGCGTGGCGGTGCCCTCCTCCAGCGACGAGGCCGCCACCCGCCAGGTGGCGGAGGCCCTGCGGACCATCGGCGTCCGCCTGGTGGACCATATCGTGGTGGCGGACCGGGACTTCGTCTCCATGGCGGACAGCGGCGACCTGCTGGGGTAA
- a CDS encoding S1C family serine protease, with translation MEEEKQLAGEDRLSGEIVEVYRQPLPGEVVERYSRPLPGRPAAPGQPRRRRRTGLWIFLACLAVVLGVAAGSWIWYLLPAGSSADPFEYRYDHGWEEEEDASGAVTIPTYPFGEGAVLEVETDHGRELTAQEIYQRVNPSVVTVMVQLDDSVSVGTGVIFRADGYILTNYHVLAGGRDCTVAMDTGRTYEAQYVAGDERNDLAVLKVELTGLPAATFGDSDQLVVGDKVYAIGNPLGVELRGTLTDGIVSAINRDVQVDGRTMTLVQTNAALNSGNSGGPLINACGQVVGINTIKMSSDYSNVEGLGFAIPSASIRRLVNDLLTYGEVRPEPSFGVTVLQTGTRLEDDIWGLQVLEVTPGSAADLAGIREGDFVLAAGGRPVETSQELLRIRRQLYVGDQVTMEIWRDGERMEVTLTLNDPVE, from the coding sequence ATGGAGGAAGAAAAGCAGTTGGCCGGAGAGGACCGTCTCTCCGGAGAGATCGTAGAGGTATACAGACAGCCGCTGCCCGGGGAGGTGGTGGAGCGGTACAGCCGCCCCCTGCCGGGACGGCCTGCCGCGCCCGGGCAGCCCCGCCGGCGGCGCAGGACCGGGCTGTGGATTTTCCTGGCCTGCCTGGCGGTGGTGCTGGGTGTGGCGGCGGGCTCCTGGATTTGGTATCTGCTGCCGGCCGGCAGCAGTGCCGATCCCTTTGAGTACCGTTACGACCACGGCTGGGAGGAGGAAGAGGACGCGTCCGGGGCAGTTACCATCCCCACCTATCCGTTCGGGGAGGGCGCCGTGCTGGAGGTGGAGACGGACCACGGCCGGGAGCTGACGGCCCAGGAGATCTACCAGCGGGTGAACCCGTCGGTGGTGACGGTCATGGTCCAGCTGGACGACAGCGTCTCCGTGGGCACCGGGGTCATCTTCCGGGCGGACGGTTATATCCTCACCAATTACCACGTGCTGGCGGGGGGACGGGACTGCACCGTCGCCATGGACACGGGCCGGACCTATGAGGCCCAGTACGTGGCCGGAGACGAGCGGAACGATCTGGCGGTCCTCAAGGTGGAACTGACGGGGCTTCCCGCCGCCACCTTCGGCGACAGCGACCAGCTGGTGGTGGGCGACAAGGTCTACGCCATCGGCAACCCGCTGGGCGTGGAGCTCCGCGGCACACTGACAGACGGCATCGTCTCCGCCATCAACCGGGATGTACAGGTGGACGGCCGGACCATGACGCTGGTTCAGACCAACGCGGCCCTGAACTCCGGCAACTCCGGCGGTCCCCTAATCAACGCCTGCGGCCAGGTGGTGGGCATCAACACCATCAAGATGAGCTCTGATTACTCCAATGTGGAGGGTCTGGGCTTCGCCATTCCCTCCGCCTCCATCCGGCGGCTGGTGAACGACCTGCTGACCTATGGAGAGGTCCGGCCGGAGCCCTCCTTCGGCGTGACGGTGCTCCAGACGGGCACCCGGCTGGAGGACGACATCTGGGGCCTGCAGGTGCTGGAGGTCACGCCCGGCTCCGCCGCAGACCTGGCGGGCATCCGGGAGGGGGACTTCGTCCTCGCCGCCGGCGGCAGGCCGGTGGAAACCAGTCAGGAGCTGCTGCGCATCCGGCGGCAGCTGTATGTGGGCGATCAGGTGACCATGGAAATCTGGCGGGACGGAGAGCGGATGGAAGTGACGCTGACTCTGAATGACCCGGTGGAATAA